The following DNA comes from Lates calcarifer isolate ASB-BC8 linkage group LG2, TLL_Latcal_v3, whole genome shotgun sequence.
CATTCTGCCCTGGTCTGGATACAGGACTGGCTGTCCAGCAGGATAACTGCAATAGGAGCTGATCGATCATGTAGAAAAGCTGCACAGTGTCTCTGTCTGGGTGACCCCTCCCAGCTGTTTCTAGCTATGTAAAACTTAGAGCAGGGTCCATGTAATGAGACAGAGAAATCTACATGTCACTCTTGAAGGGTAGAAAACAATTAATGTTGAGATCAAGGGTCATTTGGAGGATCATGCTGGATAAAAGGATGTATAGATCAAACTGCTATTTGATGCTGCAGAGTAGGATCATGACTTACTGACCACAGGACAAAGTGCTAAGGCTTCTCACGCAAGCAGTAGGATTGTATTTCAGCAGTCAAATTTGGATTTTGTACCCGCTGTACTTTTGTCTTTACTGCTTGTTAGCAAATGTTATGATGCTAGCATGTCAAACTACAATGGTGAACATGGTTAGCATCagcatgtgagcatgttagcattctcACACTAACATTTAGCTCAAGTACtgtgtcacagagctgctagaaGACTATGGACTCTCAGTTGTGTCAAGAAGTGTTGATCCTTGGCTGTTTTTGAAGCATGTAGTttatgttgtagttgtaggcCACACCACTACACCATAGAGTGCTACATAAAACAGAGGGTTGATAGGAACACACGGtattcctgttattttgtccaatGTATATGTATCAAAATACACAAACCGTAACACAAATGTAACCATAATTGTGGctatgaagaaaacaaaatgaacaaaaaagaagaagggcCCAAATCATTACTAAAGTAGAAATAGCATATTATTTCATTGCTGAATTTAGGACTATTAATGCCTCGTTAATGTGGAAGTATTTGCACCTTGtgcaaaacaaatgtgatgAAGTGATCAAACCTTACCATTTATTAACCAGAACCACTGTTTGTAATTGCACACAGGAGCATACTTTATCATCATAACAGCTGGGATTAAGTCATAATAGGGCTAAAAGACTTGTATGACTGTTGTGTGTTTCCTATTTCGACATGCTGAGGAAAAATGACTAATTGAGAGAGTAGGTATGGGTGAAAAAGAAAGCTGATACAGTGGAATAAAATCTCCATTGTTATTCCTGCAATTAATCATATGCTGTAATTGTTTGCTcagtgtaaaaaacaaatgtaaagttGTGCAGACACCATCTTAAATTCTGTGTCACTTGGCTGCAAATACCCATTGCCTGCGCAACTGAGTCATTTATTGTAGGCAGATATGGAATGCACCACCAGGGTATTGATTCAGTATTGATTCTGCTTGATAAATGGAGAGGTTTGATCATAACATACAGTACCACCTGGCTTGCCAAGGGTGCAGCTTTTGAATCTGTTCCCACAGACGCAAAAAATATTGAATACCATATTTACTAAAACCATATTTTATTTGATAGACTTTTCTGGATACTTTCCTGTGCAGGGAAGGCGTTGCACTAATATCCACAAGTATGTTCTGATCTTCGGATAAAACCTAAtccaaaattattatttatatgactgacaacatgacaacatgagGACAAACCCACACGGTTGACAGAAAACTAAGTAGCCTTTTGAACATTTATCAAGACATTAACAATGTTGCAAGTCCAACTAATCTGCCAAGAAAGCAACAATACAAGCCAGTTACACTTGTTCTATCACATAAGGCAGATGAAATGCATTTCCTTTATGTCATGAGTTATCTTGGTGTCATTACAAAACCTATATTACCTGTCTTGAAAGACATTCctgtgtgcatatacagtacatgtacgATTATCATCTTTCAGCCTATTTGTGTAATGCAAAGTTTGGCCAGAGGTGATTACTGAGGATTACACTGAGCTGTTTCTAGCTGCTGATGTGCCTGTGCTTACATGACGTGCTTCCGTCCTGAAATGCTGGTTATGACTTAAGAAGCTGCATGTGTGAAATGATTCACTGGTATCTTTCCTGTTTTGTAAGGGCCAAACCCGAACAGGTTTCAAAGGAAACATAATACAAGTGAGTTCCTCACTTGGGAGTGTGCATAGTTAACAGGAATGCAAAGCCTTTCTGTCTACACAACTTTCatagcaaacacacaaacagacatagGTCAGTGAAAAGACAGCTTTGTAAAGCAGAAGGCAATGTGATTCACGTGGTGGAAAGGAAAGCATCAAAACCACTTTCACAATTTGTTGGGTGATGTCTCACAAAGTCATTGTACACTAGGAGAGATTGTCAGTACCACTCAACAAGGGTGAGAAATGTTTCTTGGGCTAAATTGATGTGATCCTCAAACATTTCAGAGAGGAACAGTTGTAATGACAAgccagtgtttttccttttaagtgTGACTCTGGGTGTTACCTCACCAGCTCTGACCTAGGCAGGTGATGACAGCATCACAGGCTCTCAGGCTTTTGATCATTAACTGTTTCATCTTGATCTGTGGTAGTTAATTTGTACACCAGATTTAATCTTTTCTGAAGAGGATGCAATCAACAAAAGCAATCTAAATTTTAATTATAATATACTTAATTATTCATACATTACTGTGAGAGGTTCTTGTTGATTTTACTGCATACCACACAATTATATTCACATACataaattttctttctttgtaagtgagtgtgtgtgtatgtgtttgtcagtttaGTATACATCTGCATACCTAGGCAGCATAAGAGCACATGTAAACTAGGTTTACTTGTTGTATAGTgttttttatattcattaaaCAGCCTGCCTTCAAACCTTACTAAACATCACAAAGAGCTCTTatacaaacacatttgaaaatatgttAGTGCATGTGAGAGATAgcaatacagaaaaaaatcaagtatattataaaaataaagtcTCTTTAATAGTTACTTTGATTTTCTTTCACAAATACTTAGCATGttttcacagacacattgaGAATTGCATGACTGTATAAAGGAGGGTGATGTATGCAACTTGAAGCAGACGTATGACAAAGAAGAAACAATTCAAATTGCTCAGTGTAATGAAAATCTGTGACTCTTTGCCGTACTGAGATGgcatttaaaggttttacacacagcacatgatCAGTGAGCCCTCACAGGAAGTAGGGCATCTGGTTACTAATCATGGCTCTCAGACGTCACACAGAATTTTGACACGAGAAATCTTAACTCGAGGTTGACTTACTagttttttccagagctttcaacctCATATTATTGTACTGTATTATGTGTTATAACTGTGTATATCGGTGAATGCATATCATCCCCTAACAACTGAGTTAAAGAAAACTGTGAGATGCAAGTGCAAGCTCTGGAAAAGCTAGGGGCTAAGTGGACATTGATTAATTTTTTTGGGGTCAATCCACTGCTTTCAGAGGCAAAAATTAATTTTCAGGCTCATTATGCAGACTGctttaacaaaacatttgtgaACAGTGTTTGCATATACAACGCAATTATAGAACTGATATAtactgacagtgacagtgaactcTCCAAATATAACAAGATTACATTGCCTTAAATAAAGTAATGTATCTTGTCAGTCAATTTTGAAATGTATGACTACTTTGTGAACTAAAACctgcatttgaaaaataaacatagaaTCCAGATGTATCCAAACTACAAAAGAAATCACTTTTCCATGACAGTTGTAATTGTGACAGGTAGTGTGAAGAGATGAGAAGGGAAACATTTGTTGTGCCTTGAACTGTCTTTTGTCCTTTTCATGCCAATGCAAAAGTTTTATATAAAGttgtaaaacattttgtacAATATTTACATAGGACCTTAGATTTAGTAATCTTCAATGAGTTGCTCTTATGATTTTGTAATAAAGTTGTTATTACTTTGTTGCCAATCTTAATTTATTCCTTACACTTAACTCATGTGCAGGTGTCATAGTTCATTGATAtgataaaaagtaaaacagagagCAGTAAAGTGTGCcctttttaatgttgtaaatcCCATGGTATATAAGTAGAATCACAATATACTGCAGTAATAACATTcatattacaaaaacaaaaaagagaaacttcatGTAAGAACTACACTTCTTACAATGAGTTctgtaaacattcatgtaaaCAGTGGTGATTTTTGGATGTATGGACAACTGAGTATTAGATATTTGAGATCTGCCTGAGCTTTCTGTTCACAACCTGCATTGAGtcattcttcatttttaaaggtatttCCACTTCtgatcttttctttctgtgctttttAAACCTCTTACAGCAAATGTAAGATGTCAGTGTAACAACACAGAAGAATAGCCCCAGACATGTCACTGAAAGCGCAATGAGGACAGGCTGACAGGGGAACAGCTCGTACCTCTCAGGCCCCTCTGTCATCTGGCCAATGTACCAGGGCCTCTCCTCTATCTCTATGTCAGCCTCTCTGGTCAGCAGACTCTGTATATAACTCTCATTGCTCACTGTTTCATTGACAAAGAAGTTAACCATGACTGTTGAGTAAAGCGGTTCAGGCTGACCATGATCACTGACCTTCACCAGAAGGCTGTAGAGGCCCCGGTTGCTGAGTTCCCTCTTTAATGTGATATTTCCTGTTTCTGGGTCAATGGCAAATGACCCTGGCTCGCCACCTTTCCTCTTAATGATACTATAGGCGATTACAGCATTCATGCCTGTATCCTTATCCACAGCGTACACCTCTGTGATTGATGTTCCTGGTAACGTATTGGGTAGCACAAGCATGTAGGACTGATTGGACTGGGGGAAGAGGACAATAGGTGGATTGTCATTTACATCCAACAGCAGCACGGTCACCATGGTAACACAGGAAAGTGCAGGCTCACCACCATCAATAGCCTCAATCCACAACTGATATGTCCCTTGTTGCTCACGGTCAAGGGACGTCTTGGCCCTCAGCGCCCCTCTCCCTGTGTCTATCATGAAGATGTCACTGCCATTGAGGATGGAAAGGGCCACCCAGCCATTTTCCCCAGCGTCAGCATCTGTCACAGAGAGGACTCCGATCTCACCATACCCTGGGAAGTTCTCCGGAACAAAGAAAGTAAAGTCTTTATTGATGAAGCGTGGACTGTTGTCGTTGCGGTCTTGTACGGTCACCAGTACTGTTGCAATCGACTCCCTCCTGGGTGTCCCCTGATCCACTGCTCTCACTATGAACCGGTatgtctctttctcctctcgGTCCAGGGATGTGGCCACAGTTAGGACGCCTGTCAAACGATCCACGATGAAGATTCCAGGGGCATCACCTCCAAGGAGGTAGATGACTTCCCCTCGGCTTTCACTGTCCTGGTCTGAGGCTTGGAGCTGGGTTAGAAAGGTGTTTGGTGGGTTGTTTTCCTCAATAGATATTTCCACCAAAGCCTGCTGAAATACTGGTGCGTTATCGTTCTCATCCAAAACCTGCACCTTGAGGAAGGTCTTAATGACAAGCCCTCGAGTATTCTTAGCGACCACAATTAGCTCATACTCCTGTATCCTTTCATAGTCCAAGGGCTCTGTAGTCTCCAGCAGGTATTCGTTCTTGAACAGCTGATAGGGGCCAAGCCTAAATGGACCAGCCCCTTCCAGATGACAGTCCACCCTTTGGTTTATATCAATGTTTTTGACAGTAAAAAAAGCAATTGGAGTAAATGCTGGCTCCGACTCCTTTATTGTCACCACGCCATCCTTTTCTGGTGCAATGTACCGGGGTATGACAGCAGGAGGTCCAGTGACAACTTTGATGATATGGACAGTAACGGTGGCAACAGCAGGGATACAACCAGGTCCATTAGCCAGAACGGTGAGTTTGTAAAATGTGGCTGTGATTGTGTCTATTTTCCCTGCTAGCTTGATCACCCCTGTGATTCTGTCCAAATGGAACAAGCTCCTGGTGTCCCTTGGCACACGTTCACTGTAAGCATAGCTGATCTGAGCATTAGCACCAAGGTCAGGGTCAAAAGCATGCAAACGTGCCAAATGTGCCCCTTTAGTGGTATTCCCATGCAGAGTGACATTAATTTGTGACTCTGTGAATTGGGGGCAGTTATCATTCACATCTGTGATGACAATTTTCAAAGTAGCTGCGCCGAGTAGAGGAGGGGTCCCTCCATCCTCTGCAATTATATCTGTAATGTATTCagcctgtgtctctctgtccaaGGACTCAGTCACAATGAGGAAGGGCGTCAGCTCACCTCCGTCATTCTCCTCAACATCCAGTGTGAACATGCCAAAGTCGTTAACCAGCCAATAGGTCTGCACCCCATGAAGACCCAGGTCTGGGTCAACTGCGGACTGCTCCACTGCATAACGAGCATTGATGGGTGTGTTTTCAGGGACAGACATACAGATCTCATCCACAGGAAACTTTGGCCTGTTGTCGTTCACATCCTCAATTACAATCTTAACTTTGATGAGCTGAAAGTACTGTTgaggcaacacaaacacatccagtGAGAGGACGCAGCCCTGTCTTTCCGAGTTATCAGGACAAAGGGTCTCCCTGTCAATCTCTGTAGCAGATGTGTAAAGCTCCCCAGTGGTATTATTTAGGTTCACATACTGTTCACTGACCTTCTTTTGCGGGAGACTGAATAGAAAGGGGGGCTCAACAGTGAAATCCAAATGTAAGTCTACTCCAATGGCCCCTATGAAGGTCCCCCTGGGTAATCCCTCCTTTATCTTATAGATGAGCTCTTTTGCTTGGCTGAAATTTGCAAAACAGGAAAGAGGGCTGGTGTAAAGCAAGAGGATGCACAAACCCTGTAATACAAGATAATTAAAGATAATAAAGTTTAATGAGAGATTTGCAAAATAGAAAGAGATTTGCAAAATGAGGGATTACTGATgatttttcagtctgaacatcaTTATTTAGTTATAATAGACAATGAGAGCTCTTTGACCATGATTCATGATTTGAACTGTAATCTTTACACCTAACTCCCATTATGATGATAATTTTAACCAATCAATCTATGAAATTATATTAAGCTATTGAAAAAGAcatgagaataaaaacagtgtaGTGTAGAGGGGGCCTAGTCATGTCTCTGCCTTGGTAACATAAAACTGAATCATAAAAGGTACTTGTAGTTTGTCTGTAAAGTGAATTATCATAAAACTTACCCatattcctcctctttttctaaGGCTGAGGTGTCTGTTGTTGAACATGTTTATTTCCTTGTCCAGCACTTTCCACTTACAGCAGTAAGAGTGGCAGTTTAAGTAACCCAGGCATTTTGAGCGTTGAGCAGCGCAGACCTCTGCTTAGGGCTATGGCTTATTGCTATCTGACTTGAACAAGTCATTCATCCCAGTGCTGGCTCAGGACACTCCCACCGTATGCAAATCAGTCCTTCATGCTAACCAATGAGAGCCCATGGGCACTGAGAAAGCCTACTTGAGTTCACAGATTCCACTTTCACACATGCTATCAAAGCGCACCGACACACACCTGCACTTTTTATGCACACCAGTGTTGTCACAAGCAGCAGCATACCTTGTATTCCTGTGGCGGAGTAAAAGCGCATGATGCCAACTGAGCTCATAATGACATGGGAGACTAAGCAAGATGTAAAATATCCACTGCCTAGAGATTATTTTAATCTAGCATTAGTTAAAAAACAGTACTGACAAAACAACTGCacagaataaattaaaacaaatgtaataatattaattattaacaaatgtatagtaataataatgtaatgacGTACATAATGTTTCTTAGAACCTctgaacttttacttttaaagatagatagatagatagatagatagatagatagatagatagatagatatcatgtttacatatacatatgtatatgcCTGAAATCAATATCAGAAGCATGAAAATATCATAAACAAAGCCAGCAGAGAGATGATCTTGGCATCATAAGTGGTGCTATGGTCTGATTCTGGATTGAGCCTTTAACTAAATCAGCCCCCTAATCCCCATGTGTTCTAAATGCCAGGCCAGCTGTTTGCTGGGATTGGAAGCATACTGCTCAGAGAAATTGAGTGATTGAAGTTCTCTGGATTGAGACTGTCACACATACTCATTTTGTCTCATACTGTGTTAGGTCTTTGATTCATCATAAGGCTCTAGTAGATAGACAGTATTGAGACCTAAACTTAATAATACAATTCCTGTCTTTCCTTTCTAATTTGGTAAGAGtacaagaaaagatgaaaatctTAGCAGTTTTATAAGGCACTTTGcataatatacaatatatttcaGTGATATTGCTGGGCAGTATATTGATATGGATCGTCCGCATTTCCATCTTGCATCCAGCATCCAGAGTTTTTTGTCCATGCACTGAGCTCAGAAATATTTCggtaaacacagactgaaggcACAATAGGCTGCAAGGCTTTAGAGTGTGGGAAAGCAGCAGATCAGGGAAATGAGAGTCATTTGAGAGCTACCTAGAGGTGCAGAGGGTCTAAGATGCTCAGCTGTTGATCATCTGTGAGGTGTCGGTCTAGAGCAGCCACCTAAGCTGACACAACAGAAAGATAATTATGAATGTTTAGCTTTGTAGGACAAATTCATGTGTTTAATGCActtgtgtaaaaacaaaagggaaaaaagtagcTGATGGAAGACACTCTCAATCCAGTCAAGTCAAACTGGGTGTGAATCAGGAgagtttgtttatatataacatattaaaaacacagcttaTTAAGATTTTGAGATTGATGCAGcatcttatttattttccattatcttttctcattttatgCAGACTAAATTTATTCTCCCAGTCTTTATTTATCTAAGACCACAAGGATAAAATGTGCTATAATATCTTCAATATTCAATAattttgagtgtgtaaacaAAAGTGACATTGCTTTTTTGCATTAAACTTAATAATTCAATAATGATAATGCTTACATCACAAATGGTGGCAGCCTCACAATTCCCAGATCACTATGGTTCACAATTTGGAGATAGAGTCCTACAGGGCTTTCCAGTTCTCTTGCATATTGGCTACAAGtatagtgtttgttttgatggtTACATGTATCACAATCAGCAGGAGTGGGGATAATTTTATACAGTAAATTGCACTTTTTATGGTGCATATTTGATAAATGTGCCCCTGGATCTTGAACATGTGTGAGACAACATAGCATTTTAAACATGTCAAATGTCACAGTCTCCTGTTGGCTTTACATTATTTACTCTGTCATTTGCATTACAAGGAGCTGTAACATAAAGGCCAGTGATGCTATGCCTCAGTTAACCCGATACGGTGACCTCTGTGCCTTTTGGTCCCCACTAGTCACCTGTCAACTCATCAGCTCATCTCAGTGTCATAGCAACAGGCTGAGGGACAGAAAATCTcattaaatcacaaaataattaCATCTTGAATGTCATCATTGTATTGCAGATACATGAATCATCTTGGCAGCATAGCAAATAGGTTCATACAATATGACTGCAATGCCCTGGTTTCAAATCTTGCTTGCTTGACTGTTGCTGTATATCATACTGATTTCTTTATCTTAATGTATCCGTTGCTCTCCATTTTTCTAATAAAAAGATTCCATAAGATATTCAGAAATTCAGTggttattaaataaatgttgtaaCTTTTATATcctctgtaatgtttgtattaATTCTTATCTTTGAATTTTTAATGAAGAGCTCTACAACTTTTAGTGAATTCTCAAATGTAACAGTATGTGTAAATGTGGTGgccagacagaaagaaaaactactACAAAAGGTTGAATGAGGCCAAGAGGCAGTATTACTTTGGTCTTAATTGCATCATTTGCTGCTCTGAGTCTGTGTGAGATGAGGCTGGGTAATCTCAGCCCAGATTTCCTAACAGATGTCCTGTTAACCTTGgtcttttcttttaatcaaaGTGCTGCTAAGCTATCTTGATAGCTATGAGACAGCTCCATGGCTGTTAAGTAAGATGGATTTGACCACACAAAAGTATTGTGTCAGGAGATACAGTGGTTTGAAAACTTTGATTTGGAGTGATTATTTAAAACAATCTGCAAATCTTTTCCACCAGGATGATTTGTTTATTGTGTTAACAGAAGTGTTTCAATTCAATTATTTAGGAcaatttgttctgttttcaaaaTTGGAAACTACATGCTTTACATTGTCACTACCAGGAGCAGGtttcaacaacacaaaaaatgaaataaataaataaataaataaaataaagcaaaaaacaaacaaacaaacaaaaaaaaactgtaatactTAATCAATCAAGTTTCCTTTAGGGccataacatactgtatgataaGTCTATTGCATTGTTTTGACCTACCCTGGTCAGTATCCCTTTGGACCCAGCAGTGTAATTGTGTAAATGCTTCAGAACACTGGGGAGCTGAAATATTTCCAAAGTCTGATGTGTGATATATTGTATGTGACATTCAGACATTACAAATGAaccaaatggtcaaaaaaatgttgctCTCTACTTAAACTAATTActgtaattttgaaaatgtcaaaaaccaGAAGCCAGTAAATTTAGTTAGTCACTGAGCCAGCTGGAATCGCTCTTTCTATAGTATTATACAGTTCCATAAATATGCATCACAGCTGTGTTGTTAGTTATAATGGAATGTCTGTAGAATTGCCCCTTGGCAAATCAATATACTGCAGTCAGAAATACTTGTTATATAACAGCTAATTAATCAAACCCGCATTTCCTGTGTTTATCACAAAACAATGATTGCTGCAAATTGAACAAAGATTTTAGTTTAATAGAGTGCTACACAAAGCACTGCTCAGTAAGTCTATTCAACAGGGCAGAAATCCATTCGGTCCTCATATTTTATGCCAGTCAGAGTTGAGAGCAGGCCACGGGAGACCATCCTCATGGTGCTGCTTTACTTTGCAATACGTGGATGCATAATGGGCACTATTAGCATATAGATATTCTCTCTTGACAAAGTCCCAGTATTGACTTTTACCCCCAAGATGGAAACAAATCAAGAAGGTATAAGACAGTAAATAACTTATCCTTTATCTTTGTTATTGTCATGGaacaacattttccagctcagtgcactcagccacactgcagctgcatcCCTCACTCTCAAGGGACCGGACCTCAGTATTCCCCACTGTGTGAGTGGCCATCACCAAGCAGGGGCAGAGAAGAGTAGATTTTTGATTAGGTCTGCCTTTTGCAAAATGGGATGGAGTGTAAATAACGGGTACAACTATTTTCTGCATATCTGTACAGATAAAGTGAACCCTTTTTTGTGGGGCAAAGTGTGTAAAGATTTACATTATTGTGTAAAGTCAGTCATAATTGTTCTTGCTCTGCCACCTACTGGTTGAAGGAAAGGGGAAAAACAATTCAACAAGTAATGTttcactcacacatatacagtgcagTATAGTGCAGTATCAGTTTGTCATATTACTGGTTTAAATCCATAAAGCTTTGCTGGCCTGTTTCTACTTGGGCCCCAAAATGCAATTTGGGACTAAATCTACAGTTGTATTTTCACTGGCCTTTGTTCTACAGCAATATTAGATTTGTACAAATGTGAGAGTTGAGGCCAGGGCTGAAAACTTGTAAGAGTACTTATTCCTGATAAGTAgatgatttgtcatttttcctgtGGGGACCCAATTTTCTCATAGACAGAAGGGTACAGAGGAAAAATGCCTAAAAATGTCTCTGTGGCTTGCCATCACAGAACCAATTTTGGTATAAAATGGAGCTGTCCTACCATAATATTATACTACACAATTTCTGAACCCCAAAGGTCTATTTCTattaactggaaaaaaaaaaaaaaaaaaaacttttttccctttcctcctcACACCTACCTCTCGtcttcccttctcctctcctcctctgttttctctctttccgCTCTTGTCAGCTGCTAAAGATGCATCCTGGCACAAATGTGAGAAAGCTCATCTGGACAGAAACAGGGAGAGtgtaaaataacatgaaaaccTTGTGAGCTCTTGTTTGataggcagacagacacagagggagagagagatggtaaGATAGTATGAGAGTGTTAAACCTCAGTGTGGTGAAAGTGTGTCTTTGTGCCTCTGCAGGTGCAGGCTGGATATATCATTGAAAACAGGTGCTGTGGTAGAATGTATGCCCCTCACAGCTGCAGCCAAGGAGATTACTAGCCAGGCTTCCCAGTAATGAAGTTTCT
Coding sequences within:
- the LOC108887993 gene encoding protocadherin-20, producing MFNNRHLSLRKRGGIWGLCILLLYTSPLSCFANFSQAKELIYKIKEGLPRGTFIGAIGVDLHLDFTVEPPFLFSLPQKKVSEQYVNLNNTTGELYTSATEIDRETLCPDNSERQGCVLSLDVFVLPQQYFQLIKVKIVIEDVNDNRPKFPVDEICMSVPENTPINARYAVEQSAVDPDLGLHGVQTYWLVNDFGMFTLDVEENDGGELTPFLIVTESLDRETQAEYITDIIAEDGGTPPLLGAATLKIVITDVNDNCPQFTESQINVTLHGNTTKGAHLARLHAFDPDLGANAQISYAYSERVPRDTRSLFHLDRITGVIKLAGKIDTITATFYKLTVLANGPGCIPAVATVTVHIIKVVTGPPAVIPRYIAPEKDGVVTIKESEPAFTPIAFFTVKNIDINQRVDCHLEGAGPFRLGPYQLFKNEYLLETTEPLDYERIQEYELIVVAKNTRGLVIKTFLKVQVLDENDNAPVFQQALVEISIEENNPPNTFLTQLQASDQDSESRGEVIYLLGGDAPGIFIVDRLTGVLTVATSLDREEKETYRFIVRAVDQGTPRRESIATVLVTVQDRNDNSPRFINKDFTFFVPENFPGYGEIGVLSVTDADAGENGWVALSILNGSDIFMIDTGRGALRAKTSLDREQQGTYQLWIEAIDGGEPALSCVTMVTVLLLDVNDNPPIVLFPQSNQSYMLVLPNTLPGTSITEVYAVDKDTGMNAVIAYSIIKRKGGEPGSFAIDPETGNITLKRELSNRGLYSLLVKVSDHGQPEPLYSTVMVNFFVNETVSNESYIQSLLTREADIEIEERPWYIGQMTEGPERYELFPCQPVLIALSVTCLGLFFCVVTLTSYICCKRFKKHRKKRSEVEIPLKMKNDSMQVVNRKLRQISNI